One Channa argus isolate prfri chromosome 15, Channa argus male v1.0, whole genome shotgun sequence DNA segment encodes these proteins:
- the proza gene encoding protein Z, vitamin K-dependent plasma glycoprotein a — translation MCSSTTSVTLLCLLVGVVAAIQAPQTVFVDKQQAHSVITRQKRNVPSSLEKVCMERVCTYEEARKFFQDSYRTDIFWSVYIDGDQCAENPCKNGAMCSDSVGGYDCVCKSGFTGVHCENDQTLCPLENNKGCSQFCKPGYSSYECSCARGWKLSSRDRNKCEPAVTFPCGKLNNLRQWEDKQSSNIRSNYEGLPCMSSDCPWQALLKSSESAGFCSGVILKENLVLTSAKCADKYPSFNVAVGKRRTDNEDGEQTLYVKVIHFHPRYMEDRPENDLAVIELRDKIILKRNVIPACLPERDFAESILMTGEFPAVVTGWKEPKEVSAFQGPLTLNSLAYSRLPECLETHPDSMTNKMGCTSPRANADCIMSSGSPLLTLYREVFFLTGVVSQPPGADCTKGYIFQKVSRHLGWLQTFMGSR, via the exons ATGTGCTCCTCAACAACATCTGTCACGCTGCTGTGTTTGCTGGTGGGCGTTGTGGCCGCGATTCAGGCGCCACAGACAG TCTTTGTGGACAAACAGCAGGCCCATTCAGTGATCACCCGTCAGAAGAGGAATGTGCCTTCCAGCCTGGAGAAGGTTTGCATGGAGAGGGTGTGCACCTACGAGGAGGCCAGAAAGTTCTTCCAGGACTCATATCGAACA GATATCTTCTGGTCTGTTTATATTG ATGGAGACCAGTGTGCGGAAAATCCTTGCAAAAATGGAGCCATGTGTTCCGACAGCGTGGGAGGCTACGACTGTGTCTGCAAGTCGGGCTTCACAGGGGTCCACTGTGAAAATG ACCAGACTTTGTGCCCCTTGGAAAATAACAAAGGCTGCTCCCAGTTCTGTAAACCAGGCTACTCATCCTACGAGTGCTCCTGCGCCCGTGGATGGAAGCTCAGCAGCCGCGACAGGAATAAGTGTGAGCCTGCAg TGACTTTTCCCTGCGGTAAGTTGAACAATCTGAGACAGTGGGAGGACAAACAATCCAGCAACATCCGCAGCAACTATGAGGGACTTCCCTGCATGTCTTCAGATTGTCCCTGGCAG GCTCTCCTGAAGAGTTCAGAGTCGGCAGGTTTCTGTAGCGGAGTCATTCTGAAGGAGAACCTGGTCTTGACTTCAGCTAAGTGTGCAGACAAATACCCCTCCTTCAATGTGGCCGTTG GCAAGCGTAGGACTGACAATGAAGATGGAGAGCAGACGCTTTACGTAAAAGTAATTCATTTCCACCCACGCTACATGGAGGATCGTCCTGAGAATGACCTGGCTGTGATTGAGCTCCGGGACAAAATCATcctaaaaagaaatgtaattccTGCTTGTCTGCCAGAAAGAGACTTTGCTGAAAGCATCCTGATGACAGGGGAGTTTCCCGCCGTGGTCACAGGCTGGAAAGAACCTAAGGAGGTGTCTGCTTTCCAGGGCCCACTCACCCTTAACTCTCTGGCATACAGCCGGCTGCCCGAGTGTTTGGAGACTCACCCCGACAGCATGACCAATAAAATGGGCTGCACCTCCCCTCGCGCCAATGCTGACTGCATCATGAGCTCTGGCAGCCCTCTGCTCACCCTGTACAGGGAAGTGTTCTTCCTCACCGGGGTGGTGAGCCAGCCACCAGGGGCTGACTGCACCAAAGGCTACATATTTCAGAAAGTGTCCCGCCACCTCGGCTGGCTGCAGACTTTCATGGGGTCCCGTTAA